The Nanoarchaeota archaeon genome contains the following window.
AAGAAGAACAAAGTGTTGCATATCTCATATATTTTACTAAAATTGATATTATTGACATAGTTGTAGACAACCTCGTATTACAAAAATTAGAAGATGGGTTTAGGAAGATTCCAATTTATGACGGTCATGTTGTGGTTTCTAATGTCTTTTTGAGTGATGAGTGATTTAATAATCTTTGACGTGCCTTAAGACTTTATTTAATTACGTGGCTTAATTTCTCTATCTCTAACGTTATCTGTTTAAGTTGTTTTTCATGGTCATAAATAACCCACGTTATAGCAAAAATCCCAATGACAATAAATCGCATCGCAGATAGTAGGTCTCCCTGCTCCATAAAAAATATCATAACGCCAATAACTATGGCAAGAACGCCTGCAAACTTAACATTTAGGTATGAAAGGGTTTTTTGGTACTCATTATCTAATTTATTTTTAGAGATTTGAAACTTTCTTTCCGTTTCTTCCATCTTACTCACTTGTTAAGATAATCATTCCAAAAATAACTACAATCAAAGAAATCGTTGATAGGTTTTCATTCTTACCCAAGGAGGATGTATAAGCTACAGCACCCCCACACAAACAAAACAGTCCCCATTGCTTCTTAGTTAAGCCCAAAAATGTAGGTGGCATACATAATTCTTTGTCCGTTTTCGTATATATACGTTCTTTCATGCCTTCACCACCATCTCCTTCCTCAATTCCCGCAGCAATTCCGCCTTCAATTCCGCGATTTCAGCGTTGAAAACCGCCTTTTCTTCGGCGTTAAACGCGTTAAAGCTGAATTTGCCGCTTGCTTCGTTTATCGTTTTGATTGTCGGGTCTGCAATCATTCCGCATTTTTCGCACATTAACTGATGCGGCGATAAATCCGTTCCGCATTTGCATTTCTTAGCAACAAATACGCTTTTCTTACGTTCTTGTACAGGCATTTCTACACCTGCTGCATCGCAATATGCGCTTTCTGTGTCGGAGTCGTCCATGTGAAGATATGTAGATTCAAGAACATTGCTTCCTTTCGCATGCCGAAGAACCATTTTAATTTTTGAAGTTTGCATACCTTTTTCAATTAAGTCCTCTGCTCTTGAATGCCTAAGCCTGTAAAGTGGAATTGCTCGACCCAGAACCTTCTTGCTTAATCCATGTATCATCTTGCGCCATGTCGAATCACGCCAATACTTAGGCTTTCCGTCTTTCAGAAGGTAAAATAACGGACTATTTGGGCTTCTAAAAGCATGGTTATTGAGCCAGCTTGTCAATAATGGCGCGGATGTTATGCAGTAGATATACCCCTGCCCTGTCTTTCCATCAACTTCTATCTTATAGCCTCTTTCGGTTCGGGTTATATCTTTAATATCCACCCCCCGAAGTTCTGATGGTCTTGCCGCGCTTTCAAACAGAATAGAAATAATTGTTTTGTATTGTAGTGTAGACGCAGAAGCCACAAGTTGATTAACCTGTTCTTCGGTCACTAAGTCCTCCTTTCGCAGCTTGTTTTTGACATTCTTTTTGACCAGATGGCACGCTCTTGGGCTTTGCCCTTTGCATGTCACGCCATCCAAGAACTTAAACAACATCTTCAAAACGCCGGTAAAGTCATTTAATGAGTTCTCTTTGTATCGTTTCGGCTGTATGTCTTTCCCAATGTTAATTTCTTTATTAATTTCAGCCTGATTGATAACCCTCTGCCTTAACAGCGTCATAACAGCATCGCAGTCGTCTTTTGTAAAGTCTTCAAAATCCTTGCCGTATGTTTCGGCGAGAATCTTGCAGTTGATTATGTACTTTCTG
Protein-coding sequences here:
- a CDS encoding site-specific integrase, translated to MDEQKKEELFEVSRHLKRAENGLKNANISERNKAVIVRLEQYLIAKGLSIMRVRKYIINCKILAETYGKDFEDFTKDDCDAVMTLLRQRVINQAEINKEINIGKDIQPKRYKENSLNDFTGVLKMLFKFLDGVTCKGQSPRACHLVKKNVKNKLRKEDLVTEEQVNQLVASASTLQYKTIISILFESAARPSELRGVDIKDITRTERGYKIEVDGKTGQGYIYCITSAPLLTSWLNNHAFRSPNSPLFYLLKDGKPKYWRDSTWRKMIHGLSKKVLGRAIPLYRLRHSRAEDLIEKGMQTSKIKMVLRHAKGSNVLESTYLHMDDSDTESAYCDAAGVEMPVQERKKSVFVAKKCKCGTDLSPHQLMCEKCGMIADPTIKTINEASGKFSFNAFNAEEKAVFNAEIAELKAELLRELRKEMVVKA